A genomic region of Corticium candelabrum chromosome 6, ooCorCand1.1, whole genome shotgun sequence contains the following coding sequences:
- the LOC134180840 gene encoding kinesin light chain-like → MKNFEVAERLYTKELNWRRERGGDDTSISTVLNNLALTYREEGKYNEAIKTYVESLELDRRCDDGNLVDMSTTLINLGYCYGVSGKLEKSLSLLEEAVTISRSCYSSSHPFLAIAIFHLSSTFDLLDRKNEAWKLAREALDIASISLPSSHFHLAVYMNGLGNCCRSRGNYDEAISWHEKARQLLQQQHQSPRRAEDVATNLYYLSRDHDEKGCYEKAIKLCLEALKIDQESHSPNLLEIAIHTMRLGSYEMKASRLEASITHLQSSLSFLQDTLPTSRHTADCHFYLATSLLAMKEASQSSLHVEKCLEIRKTIFPVGHSKIGEAERLKEQIERLNENASD, encoded by the exons ATGAAAAACTTTGAAGTTGCAGAGCGACTGTATACTAAAGAGCTTAATTGGAGGAGAGAACGGGGAGGAGATGATACAAGCATTTCAACTG TGCTAAATAACCTTGCTCTCACATATCGAGAAGAGGGGAAATACAACGAGGCGATAAAGACATACGTAGAGTCGCTCGAGCTGGATAGGCGATGCGATGACGGGAATCTAGTGGACATGTCTACGA CTCTCATCAATCTTGGTTACTGCTACGGAGTGAGCGggaaacttgagaaaagtttgagtttATTGGAGGAGGCAGTCACAATCAGCCGATCATGCTACTCATCTTCTCATCCCTTCTTGGCAATTG CTATATTTCACCTTTCCAGCACGTTCGATTTACTTGACAGAAAAAATGAAGCTTGGaaattggcaagagaagcgtTGGATATTGCAAGCATATCATTACCGTCGTCACATTTTCACTTGGCCGTGT ATATGAACGGTTTGGGCAATTGTTGTCGATCACGAGGAAACTACGATGAAGCCATATCGTGGCATGAGAAAGCaagacaattgctgcaacaacaacatcaatcaCCTCGACGAGCCGAAGACGTTGCTACAA ATTTATATTACTTGTCTCGCGACCATGACGAGAAAGGATGTTATGAAAAAGCTATAAAGTTGTGTTTGGAAGCACTAAAAATAGACCAAGAAAGTCATTCTCCAAATCTTCTTGAAATCGCAATTC ATACGATGAGGTTAGGTTCGTATGAAATGAAGGCCTCAAGACTTGAAGCGTCTATAACCCATTTGCAATCTTCCTTATCATTTTTGCAAGACACACTACCTACTAGTCGTCACACCGCAGATT GTCATTTTTACCTTGCTACGTCGCTTCTTGCTATGAAAGAAGCGTCCCAATCCAGTCTACATGTAGAGAAATGTCTTGAGATACGAAAGACGATTTTTCCAGTTGGTCACAGCAAAATAGGGGAAG CCGAGCGTCTCAAAGAACAAATTGAACGGCTGAATGAAAATGCAAGTGACTGA